From a region of the Triticum aestivum cultivar Chinese Spring chromosome 7D, IWGSC CS RefSeq v2.1, whole genome shotgun sequence genome:
- the LOC123165297 gene encoding haloacid dehalogenase-like hydrolase domain-containing protein Sgpp, which produces MSRDRSAQTLTNQLSLIVNIIIAIKGIHPICRSAEHPQEHSSPMDPKIGGNGISRAAPLEALLFDIDGTMCVSDPFHHRAFSELLQNLGYNGGAPITPEFGMAHMAGRSNEQIGRFLFPDWPQARLDAFFAEKEALFARYAGEGLREVPGLAELCRWARERGLKRAAVTNAPRANAELMIGILGLADFFQLVVAGEDCGEGRSKPCPDPYLRALDLLGASAERSLVFEDSVVGVQAGVAAGMPVVAVASESREAKVVAAGASMVVRDYRDAELWAALEAAAGAPKIDSEPSAVDAKL; this is translated from the exons ATGAGCAGAGACCGGTCAGCTCAGACTCTCACCAACCAACTTTCTCTCATTGTCAATATAATCATAGCCATCAAAGGTATCCATCCAATCTGCAGATCAGCAGAGCATCCTCAAGAACACAGCAGCCCCATGGATCCAAAGAt CGGTGGGAATGGGATCTCCCGGGCGGCGCCGCTGGAGGCGCTGCTGTTCGACATCGACGGCACCATGTGCGTCTCCGACCCGTTCCACCACCGCGCCTTCTCGGAGCTCCTCCAGAACCTGGGCTACAACGGCGGGGCGCCCATCACGCCGGAGTTCGGCATGGCGCACATGGCCGGCCGCAGCAACGAGCAGATCGGCCGCTTCCTCTTCCCGGACTGGCCGCAGGCCCGGCTCGACGCCTTCTTCGCCGAGAAGGAGGCGCTCTTCGCGCGGTACGCCGGGGAGGGGCTCCGGGAGGTGCCCGGGCTGGCGGAGCTGTGCCGGTGGGCGCGGGAGCGCGGGCTGAAGCGGGCCGCCGTCACCAACGCGCCCCGCGCCAACGCCGAGCTCATGATCGGGATCCTCGGCCTGGCCGACTTCTTCCAGCTCGTCGTCGCCGGCGAGGACTGCGGCGAGGGCCGTTCCAAGCCCTGCCCCGACCCCTACCTCCGCGCGCTTGACCTGCTCGGCGCGTCGGCGGAGCGGTCTCTGGTGTTCGAGGACTCCGTCGTCGGCGTGCAGGCCGGCGTGGCCGCGGGGATGCCCGTCGTGGCTGTCGCGAGCGAGAGCCGGGAGGCCAAGGTCGTCGCCGCCGGCGCGTCCATGGTCGTCAGGGACTACCGCGACGCCGAGCTCTGGGCCGCGTTGGAGGCTGCTGCCGGAGCTCCCAAGATTGATTCAGAGCCGAGCGCGGTGGACGCCAAGCTCTGA